Proteins co-encoded in one Sphingopyxis sp. BE259 genomic window:
- a CDS encoding molybdopterin cofactor-binding domain-containing protein, which translates to MVGIRDTALKNKSRLPHVSRRQMLVGATAAGGLAIAWSLWPRDYQPNLTAAPDEHVFNAFLKIGDDGHISAIVPQCEMGQGVTTLLPQIMADELGADWRTIAVETAPISPLYTNTLLIDEDSAVFTPRGGVPDFVSDVRSWARREWAVRHAVMLTANSSSVRMFEGPCRAAAAQARALLMMAAAARWDADWEDCDTQDGFVLLGKKKLGFGEVAAAAAQLEPPAEPVYRASSGDPLYGKELTRLDLPAKIDGSANYAGDIRLPDMVFAAIRQGPLGATRLKSIDRKRGLESPGLLHVVTHERWVAAVARNWWAANQALDRFAPLFETAGTPISTTRIDAALKQALNDGGYRISHTGDVGEAMTGRSKVVAEYAVAPALHAAIETRTATAAPDGGRLRVWVATQAPAQCRDAIAAATGLSPNDVVLFPMMAGGSFDACLDHSAAVQAAIIALQVKRPVQLAWSRAEEIMRLPPRAPVRARLSATLNAAGGIDALVTRIAVPPTNHEVRARLFDNTPADVAQRAAVGSADAAAVEGAASPYAIPHHAVDHCPADIGLPTGRWRGNADSYTAFFTECFIDEMAARAGTDGLSYRMAMLEGAPLLARCLLTATSLGGWEGGVSGTAQGLACHSMRGSHIALMATARQSDKGLQVEQLVAVVDAGRLVNPTIARQQIEGGLIFGLAAAVGATTDYDGGVATARKLGQLGLPRLSQTPQILVEFVDSDREPGGLGEIAVPVVAPAIANAMFAATGRRIRRLPRSAQPL; encoded by the coding sequence ATGGTGGGCATTCGCGACACGGCTCTGAAAAACAAATCGCGCCTGCCGCACGTCAGTCGCCGCCAGATGCTCGTCGGCGCGACGGCGGCGGGCGGGCTGGCGATCGCGTGGAGCCTGTGGCCGCGCGACTATCAGCCCAATCTGACCGCCGCGCCCGACGAACATGTGTTCAACGCCTTTCTGAAGATCGGCGACGACGGGCATATCAGCGCCATCGTCCCGCAATGCGAGATGGGTCAGGGCGTCACGACGCTGCTGCCCCAGATCATGGCCGACGAACTCGGCGCCGACTGGCGGACGATCGCGGTCGAAACCGCCCCGATCAGCCCGCTCTATACCAACACCCTGCTGATCGACGAGGATAGTGCGGTCTTCACCCCGCGCGGCGGCGTCCCCGATTTCGTGTCCGATGTGCGCAGTTGGGCGCGGCGCGAATGGGCGGTGCGCCATGCGGTGATGCTGACCGCCAACAGCTCGTCGGTGCGGATGTTCGAAGGACCGTGCCGCGCCGCAGCGGCGCAGGCGCGCGCGCTGCTGATGATGGCAGCGGCAGCGCGCTGGGACGCCGACTGGGAAGATTGCGACACCCAGGACGGGTTCGTCTTATTGGGCAAGAAAAAGCTGGGCTTTGGCGAGGTGGCCGCCGCGGCGGCACAGCTCGAACCGCCTGCCGAACCCGTCTATCGCGCCAGCAGCGGTGATCCGCTCTATGGCAAGGAACTGACCCGGCTCGACCTGCCCGCAAAGATCGACGGATCGGCCAATTATGCCGGCGATATCCGCCTGCCCGATATGGTGTTCGCGGCGATCCGCCAGGGGCCGCTGGGGGCGACGCGGCTCAAAAGTATCGACCGCAAGCGCGGTCTGGAGTCGCCCGGCCTGCTCCATGTCGTCACGCATGAGCGCTGGGTTGCGGCGGTAGCGCGCAACTGGTGGGCCGCGAACCAAGCGCTCGACCGCTTTGCGCCGTTGTTTGAAACCGCCGGGACGCCAATTTCCACGACCCGCATCGACGCGGCGCTGAAACAAGCGCTGAACGACGGTGGCTACCGCATATCGCATACCGGCGACGTCGGCGAAGCGATGACCGGACGCTCCAAGGTCGTCGCCGAATATGCCGTCGCCCCGGCGCTGCATGCCGCGATCGAAACCCGCACCGCGACCGCCGCGCCCGACGGCGGGCGGCTGCGGGTGTGGGTGGCGACGCAGGCGCCCGCCCAATGCCGCGATGCAATTGCGGCTGCCACCGGACTGTCGCCGAACGACGTCGTGCTGTTCCCGATGATGGCGGGCGGTTCCTTCGACGCCTGCCTCGACCATAGCGCCGCGGTGCAGGCGGCGATCATCGCGCTGCAGGTAAAGCGCCCGGTCCAGCTCGCCTGGTCGCGCGCCGAAGAGATCATGCGTCTGCCGCCCCGCGCGCCCGTTCGCGCGCGGCTGAGTGCGACGCTGAACGCCGCGGGCGGGATCGACGCGCTGGTGACCCGCATCGCAGTGCCGCCGACCAACCACGAGGTGCGGGCGCGGCTATTCGACAACACGCCCGCCGATGTGGCGCAGCGCGCTGCGGTGGGCAGCGCCGATGCCGCCGCAGTCGAGGGCGCGGCAAGTCCCTATGCCATCCCGCATCATGCGGTCGACCATTGCCCCGCCGATATCGGCCTGCCGACCGGACGCTGGCGCGGCAATGCCGACAGTTACACCGCTTTTTTCACCGAGTGTTTCATCGACGAAATGGCGGCGCGCGCCGGGACCGACGGCCTGTCCTATCGCATGGCGATGCTTGAGGGAGCGCCGCTGCTCGCGCGCTGCCTGCTCACCGCGACCAGCCTTGGCGGCTGGGAAGGCGGCGTGTCGGGCACCGCGCAGGGGCTGGCGTGCCACAGCATGCGCGGCAGCCACATCGCGCTGATGGCCACCGCGCGGCAAAGCGACAAGGGGTTGCAGGTCGAACAACTGGTCGCGGTCGTCGACGCCGGACGCCTCGTCAATCCCACGATCGCGCGGCAACAGATCGAGGGCGGGCTGATCTTTGGCCTCGCCGCCGCGGTTGGGGCCACCACCGATTATGATGGCGGCGTCGCGACCGCCCGCAAATTGGGTCAGCTCGGCCTGCCGCGGCTGTCGCAGACGCCGCAAATCCTGGTCGAATTTGTCGACAGCGACCGCGAACCCGGCGGGCTGGGCGAAATCGCGGTGCCGGTCGTCGCGCCCGCGATCGCCAATGCGATGTTCGCCGCGACCGGCCGCCGCATCCGCCGTCTGCCCCGTTCGGCGCAGCCGCTATGA
- a CDS encoding CoA-binding protein: MAINDEREIRDLLGQKRRIAVVGASPNPARASNGVLAFLVGQGHDVIAVNPGHAGTTIHGAPVVATLSDVEPPAEIVDIFRNSEDAGSAVDEAIVHGAKAVWMQLGVINDAAAKRADAAGLTVVMDRCPKIEIPRLGLLR; encoded by the coding sequence ATGGCGATCAACGACGAAAGGGAAATCCGCGACCTGCTCGGGCAAAAGCGCCGCATCGCGGTGGTCGGCGCCTCGCCCAACCCGGCGCGCGCGTCGAACGGCGTGCTCGCTTTTCTGGTCGGCCAGGGCCATGACGTGATCGCGGTCAATCCGGGTCATGCCGGCACCACGATCCACGGCGCGCCGGTCGTCGCGACCCTCTCCGACGTCGAGCCGCCCGCCGAAATCGTCGATATTTTCCGCAACAGCGAAGACGCCGGGTCTGCGGTCGATGAAGCGATCGTCCATGGCGCCAAGGCGGTGTGGATGCAGCTCGGCGTGATCAACGATGCCGCGGCAAAGCGCGCCGATGCGGCGGGACTGACGGTCGTCATGGACCGCTGTCCCAAAATCGAGATCCCGCGACTCGGGCTGCTGCGGTGA
- a CDS encoding Mrp/NBP35 family ATP-binding protein: protein MTDPSAAIARLSATAAELSDGRTSGLRLLDDAGSLAVVLDVSGLAAEDRQPLADKLRAGLLNEPDVSEVRIAMTAEKKSMTIIAVGSGKGGVGKSTLAANLAVALLRRGVKVGLVDADIYGPSQPRLMDSEHVKPESRGSKLVPVPNAYGVPMLSTGQIAAPGQAIAWRGPMAGKALEQLVDASWGDIDTLIVDLPPGTGDVQLTMIQKHKPAGAVIVSTPQDLALMDATRAVSLFEQAAVPIIGLVENMAGYACPHCGEVSDPFGCGGAEAAAKSMGLDFLGRVPLSMGIRLASDGGVPPAAGTDPAGEPFHAIAAKVAGWLQERNK from the coding sequence ATGACCGATCCCAGCGCCGCCATCGCCCGCCTGTCCGCCACCGCTGCCGAGCTGAGCGACGGGCGAACATCCGGACTCCGCCTGCTCGACGACGCCGGGTCGCTGGCGGTGGTGCTCGACGTGTCGGGGCTGGCGGCCGAGGATCGCCAACCGCTCGCGGACAAGCTGCGCGCCGGGCTGCTGAACGAACCCGATGTCAGCGAAGTTCGTATTGCGATGACCGCCGAGAAAAAATCGATGACGATCATCGCGGTCGGCAGCGGCAAGGGCGGCGTCGGCAAATCGACCCTCGCCGCCAATCTGGCGGTCGCGCTGTTGCGGCGCGGGGTGAAGGTCGGGCTGGTGGATGCCGACATCTATGGTCCGTCGCAGCCGCGCCTGATGGACAGCGAGCACGTCAAACCCGAATCGCGCGGATCGAAACTGGTCCCCGTCCCCAACGCCTATGGCGTCCCGATGCTGTCGACCGGGCAGATCGCGGCGCCGGGGCAGGCGATCGCGTGGCGCGGGCCGATGGCGGGCAAGGCGCTGGAGCAATTGGTCGATGCGAGCTGGGGCGACATCGACACGCTGATCGTCGACCTGCCGCCGGGGACCGGCGACGTCCAGCTGACGATGATCCAGAAACACAAGCCCGCGGGCGCGGTCATTGTGTCGACCCCGCAGGATCTGGCGCTGATGGACGCGACGCGCGCCGTCAGCCTGTTCGAACAGGCCGCGGTGCCGATCATCGGCCTCGTTGAAAATATGGCGGGCTATGCCTGCCCGCATTGCGGCGAGGTCAGCGATCCATTCGGTTGCGGCGGCGCCGAGGCGGCAGCAAAATCGATGGGCCTCGACTTCCTGGGTCGCGTCCCGTTATCGATGGGCATCCGCCTGGCCAGCGACGGCGGCGTCCCGCCCGCTGCCGGAACCGACCCGGCGGGCGAGCCGTTCCATGCGATAGCGGCGAAGGTGGCCGGCTGGCTGCAAGAGCGCAATAAATAG
- a CDS encoding protease modulator HflK yields the protein MNDNIDGSIGRRSPSGLRQFFGSILQMGKSPWGNGPGKGDDGDGGGKGDDGKRPGPRNPWVTPDPIDINRGRKPRGPSALDELLRKGRGGFGGGGSGGGGGQFNLGDSAKFWKWGVLAAAVLWVIFSSFHIVPPEKEGVVTRLGSYSRTVGPGVKFTWPAPIERIRLEDVRAIRTMPVGSPNATDENFVLTRDQSLVDLAYEVRWSVRDPELFFFQLADPEGTIREVAESSMRATVANFNLTDAIGPGRVEIEAQVQQRMQELLNQYRAGVAIQGIAIRQADPPSQVDDAFKEVTAALQERESAINLSRAYQQQVLERARGDTAAFDQIYEQYRLAPGVTRKRLYYETMENVLSNVDKTVVEARGVTPYLPLNEVQKRIPATPPAAATKGGE from the coding sequence ATGAACGACAATATTGACGGCAGCATCGGACGCCGCAGCCCCAGTGGATTGCGGCAATTTTTCGGGTCGATCCTCCAGATGGGTAAGAGCCCGTGGGGCAATGGTCCCGGCAAGGGCGACGACGGGGATGGCGGCGGCAAGGGCGACGACGGCAAACGCCCCGGCCCGCGCAACCCGTGGGTGACCCCCGATCCGATCGACATCAACCGCGGTCGCAAACCGCGCGGCCCCTCCGCGCTCGACGAACTGCTGCGCAAGGGACGCGGCGGCTTTGGCGGTGGCGGTTCGGGCGGCGGCGGCGGCCAGTTCAATCTGGGCGATTCGGCGAAATTCTGGAAATGGGGCGTGCTCGCCGCGGCGGTGCTGTGGGTGATCTTTTCCTCCTTCCACATCGTGCCGCCCGAAAAGGAAGGGGTCGTCACCCGCCTCGGCAGTTATTCGCGCACCGTCGGCCCCGGCGTGAAATTCACCTGGCCGGCGCCGATCGAGCGCATCCGGTTGGAGGACGTCCGCGCGATCCGCACCATGCCAGTCGGATCGCCGAATGCGACCGACGAGAATTTCGTGCTGACCCGCGACCAGAGCCTGGTCGATCTCGCGTATGAAGTGCGCTGGTCGGTGCGCGATCCCGAGCTGTTCTTTTTCCAGCTCGCCGATCCCGAAGGCACGATCCGCGAAGTCGCCGAAAGCTCGATGCGCGCCACCGTCGCCAATTTCAACCTGACCGATGCGATCGGCCCCGGCCGCGTCGAAATCGAAGCGCAGGTGCAGCAACGGATGCAGGAACTGCTCAACCAGTATCGCGCCGGCGTCGCGATCCAGGGCATCGCGATCCGTCAGGCGGATCCGCCGAGCCAGGTCGACGATGCGTTCAAGGAAGTCACCGCGGCGCTGCAGGAGCGCGAATCGGCGATCAACCTGTCGCGCGCCTATCAGCAGCAGGTGCTCGAACGCGCCCGTGGCGACACCGCGGCGTTCGACCAGATTTACGAACAATATCGGCTGGCGCCGGGGGTGACCCGCAAGCGCCTCTATTATGAAACGATGGAGAATGTGTTGTCGAATGTCGACAAGACCGTCGTCGAAGCGCGCGGGGTAACCCCTTATCTGCCGCTCAACGAGGTCCAGAAACGGATTCCCGCCACCCCGCCCGCTGCGGCGACGAAGGGAGGCGAATGA
- a CDS encoding protease modulator HflC: MLNSLFQNPVRLLVGVVALLVLLSQSLAIVPEDKQALILRFGEIERTVNRYKPNEDFGSSGAGLVLRVPFTDGIQYIDKRIMGVNMERQQVLSTDQQRLQVDAFARFRITNPVRMYTAIRTEERLQQQLATILGSSLRNELGKRTFATLLSPERGAVMDNIQVALNREANKYGAEVIDVRIKRADLPEGATLIAAYNRMRSARQQEATAIRAEGQKEAQIIRGNADGEAARIYAASFGKDPEFYDFYRAMQSYRQTFLGENNQGGTSIIMSPDNEYLKRFSGG, translated from the coding sequence ATGTTGAATTCGCTGTTCCAGAACCCCGTGCGCCTGCTCGTCGGGGTCGTCGCACTGCTCGTCCTCCTGTCCCAATCGCTGGCGATCGTGCCCGAGGACAAGCAGGCGCTGATCCTGCGCTTTGGCGAGATCGAGCGCACCGTGAACCGTTACAAGCCGAACGAGGATTTCGGCAGTTCGGGAGCGGGCCTGGTGCTGCGCGTGCCGTTCACCGACGGTATCCAATATATCGACAAGCGCATCATGGGCGTCAACATGGAGCGCCAGCAGGTGCTGTCGACCGACCAGCAAAGGTTGCAGGTCGATGCCTTTGCGCGCTTCCGCATCACCAATCCGGTGCGCATGTACACCGCGATCCGCACCGAGGAGCGGTTGCAGCAGCAGCTGGCAACGATCCTGGGGTCGTCGCTGCGCAACGAGCTGGGCAAGCGCACCTTTGCCACCTTGCTGTCGCCCGAACGCGGCGCGGTGATGGACAATATCCAGGTCGCGCTGAACCGTGAGGCGAATAAATATGGCGCCGAAGTCATCGACGTGCGGATCAAGCGCGCCGACCTGCCGGAAGGTGCGACGTTGATCGCAGCCTACAACCGCATGCGATCGGCACGCCAGCAGGAAGCGACCGCGATCCGTGCCGAAGGGCAAAAGGAAGCGCAGATCATCCGCGGTAACGCCGACGGTGAAGCGGCGCGCATCTATGCCGCCAGCTTTGGCAAGGATCCGGAGTTTTACGATTTCTACCGCGCCATGCAAAGCTATCGCCAGACCTTCCTGGGTGAGAACAACCAAGGCGGCACCTCGATCATCATGTCGCCCGACAATGAATATCTGAAGCGTTTCAGCGGCGGTTGA
- a CDS encoding trypsin-like peptidase domain-containing protein: MRYVYGITSALLAGGTALALVTQSPVGAQVAQNEQSEIAKVVPRSGAPESFADLVEQLQPAVVNISTKQEVTLGVRLNPFAGTREPITQEQQGGGSGFLISADGYIVTNNHVISGGPRGEAVNQVTVTLTNQKEYKATIVGRDAASDLALLKIEAGGLPFVKFADSSTARVGDWVVAIGNPLGLGSTVTAGIISAVQRNIGQGGAYDRYIQTDTAINRGNSGGPLFDLQGNVVGINNMLISPVGANIGVNFAIPADAAIPVINALRAGEKVQRGYLGIGIAPVDEDLAAALGLPKDRGEFIQRVEPAQAGEKAGLKRGDVVTKVNGREVTPQQTLSYIVSNTKPGTRIPLEIIRDGKPMTLNVLVGTRPPEEELAGTNFDPEAEQTEPEDATGAADKAIQDELGLSVQVVTPDIARAVGVDAGTKGLVIGAASANSDAGRKGLRRGDVILSANRVPVATSDALAKAVADAKRAGRDAVLLEILRRGGPSAFIAVRVK; the protein is encoded by the coding sequence GTGCGTTATGTTTATGGCATCACTTCGGCCTTGCTGGCGGGTGGCACCGCGCTGGCGCTGGTTACCCAGTCCCCGGTCGGCGCGCAGGTCGCGCAAAATGAGCAGAGCGAAATCGCCAAGGTCGTGCCGCGTTCGGGCGCGCCGGAGAGCTTTGCCGACCTGGTCGAACAGTTGCAGCCCGCGGTGGTCAACATCTCGACCAAGCAGGAGGTCACCCTCGGCGTGCGGCTCAATCCCTTTGCCGGGACGCGCGAGCCGATCACCCAGGAACAGCAGGGCGGCGGCTCGGGCTTCCTGATCTCGGCCGACGGCTACATCGTCACCAATAATCATGTGATTTCGGGCGGCCCGCGCGGCGAGGCGGTCAATCAGGTCACGGTGACACTGACCAACCAGAAAGAATATAAGGCGACGATCGTCGGCCGCGATGCCGCGTCCGATCTCGCGCTGCTCAAGATCGAAGCGGGCGGCCTGCCTTTCGTGAAATTCGCCGACAGCAGCACGGCGCGCGTCGGCGACTGGGTGGTGGCGATCGGCAACCCGCTCGGGCTGGGTTCGACGGTGACCGCGGGCATCATCTCGGCGGTGCAGCGCAACATCGGCCAGGGCGGCGCCTATGATCGCTATATCCAGACCGATACCGCGATCAATCGCGGCAATTCGGGCGGCCCGTTGTTCGACTTGCAGGGCAATGTCGTCGGCATCAACAACATGCTGATCTCGCCGGTCGGCGCCAATATCGGCGTCAACTTCGCGATCCCCGCCGACGCCGCGATCCCGGTGATCAACGCGCTGCGCGCGGGCGAAAAGGTTCAACGCGGTTATCTGGGCATCGGTATTGCGCCGGTCGACGAGGATCTGGCGGCGGCCCTCGGTTTGCCCAAGGATCGCGGCGAATTCATCCAGCGCGTCGAACCGGCGCAGGCTGGTGAAAAGGCCGGGCTGAAGCGCGGCGACGTGGTGACCAAGGTCAATGGCCGCGAAGTCACGCCGCAGCAGACCCTGTCCTATATCGTGTCGAACACCAAGCCGGGGACGCGCATCCCGCTCGAAATCATTCGCGACGGCAAGCCGATGACGCTGAACGTTTTGGTCGGCACCCGGCCGCCCGAGGAAGAGCTGGCCGGCACCAACTTCGACCCCGAAGCCGAGCAGACCGAGCCCGAAGATGCGACCGGCGCCGCCGACAAGGCCATTCAGGACGAACTCGGCCTGTCGGTGCAGGTGGTCACCCCCGATATCGCACGCGCGGTCGGGGTCGATGCCGGGACCAAGGGGCTGGTGATCGGCGCCGCATCGGCGAACAGCGACGCGGGCCGCAAGGGTCTGCGCCGCGGCGACGTGATCCTCAGCGCCAA